The following are from one region of the Salmo salar chromosome ssa27, Ssal_v3.1, whole genome shotgun sequence genome:
- the LOC106588283 gene encoding uncharacterized protein — MMAYQFSTSDIITIPHEPSSGSSHQFPQDSPPPPPPPPFPSDSPPPYHFTQDQAQDQTPDSTPQEFVEEQHNVADVPQLWSYFGNQGTTNFSLRLACIRRAMEALTSSDSSSLNYLTHAGRMVLSGLSKLNQQDVRQFQQAYDILVNFINEPANRERLELEMALVGRPGTFFYLLMEVIMRIRPPGGAWTESAGNFYLLIKDQMKAWLDSIFNLDESIYESPQRLSWQVMVNLEMQVDFLLSSLD, encoded by the exons atGATGGCGTATCAGTTCTCTACCTCTGACATTATCACCATCCCTCATGAGCCGTCCTCTGGCTCCTCTCACCAGTTCCCCCAGGattctccacctccccctccgcCTCCCCCATTCCCTTCCGATTCCCCTCCACCTTACCACTTCACCCAGGACCAGGCCCAGGACCAGACCCCTGACAGCACTCCTCAG GAGTTTGTGGAGGAGCAACATAATGTTGCAGATGTGCCCCAGCTGTG GAGTTACTTTGGAAACCAAGGGACAACCAACTTCTCTCTGAGGCTGGCCTGTATCCGACGTGCTATGGAG GCTCTGACATCCTCAGACAGTTCCTCCCTTAATTACCTCACCCACGCTGGGAGGATGGTGTTGAGTGGACTGTCCAAGCTCAACCAGCAG GATGTGAGGCAGTTTCAGCAGGCCTATGACATCCTGGTGAACTTCATTAATGAGCCAGCAAACAGGGAGCGACTAGAGCTGGAGATGGCTCTTGTAGGA AGGCCTGGTACCTTCTTTTATCTGCTCATGGAAGTGATCATGAGGATTCGCCCTCCTGGAGGagcctggacagagtctgctgggAACTTCTACCTCCTCATTAAg GATCAGATGAAGGCGTGGTTGGACTCCATCTTCAACCTTGATGAGTCCATCTATGAAAGCCCACAGAGGCTCTCGTGGCAGGTGATGGTGAATCTAGAAATGCAGGTTGACTTCCTCCTGTCCAGCCTGGATTAA